CGCCGCAGACCATGCATGATCTGTCCAGCATGGGCGAGATGATCGATGAGACCGGTGATCCGGCCGAGCAACTGAACCCCGCTGCACCGGTGGTCTCGGAGTTGAACGGGCGCCAGGTGCGCCTGCCAGGTTACGTGGTGCCGCTGGACCTCAGCGAAGGTCGGGTGATCGAATTCCTGCTGGTCCCGTATTTCGGCGCTTGTATCCACGTACCGCCACCGCCGTCCAATCAGATCGTGCATGTCAGAACCAGCGAAGGGATAGAGCTCGACGCCCTGTACCAGCCGTTCTGGATCAGCGGGCCAATGCGG
Above is a window of Halopseudomonas nanhaiensis DNA encoding:
- a CDS encoding DUF3299 domain-containing protein, with amino-acid sequence MRAPSALLLALLSLWSAAALAVEELTWDDLIPAGYEEPMPAPQTMHDLSSMGEMIDETGDPAEQLNPAAPVVSELNGRQVRLPGYVVPLDLSEGRVIEFLLVPYFGACIHVPPPPSNQIVHVRTSEGIELDALYQPFWISGPMRVERVESELAAAGYQINASTIEPYVY